The Miscanthus floridulus cultivar M001 chromosome 7, ASM1932011v1, whole genome shotgun sequence genome includes a region encoding these proteins:
- the LOC136463750 gene encoding 4-hydroxy-3-methylbut-2-en-1-yl diphosphate synthase (ferredoxin), chloroplastic-like isoform X2, with protein sequence MATGVAPAPLPHVRVRDGGIGFTRSVDFAKVLSTPSAGTMSASSSRVRALVAKSSSTGSETMELEPSSEGSPLLVPRQKYCESIHQTRRRKTRTVMVGNVPLGSDHPIRIQTMTTSDTKDVAKTVEEVMRIADKGADIVRITVQGRKEADACFEIKNTLVQKNYNIPLVADIHFAPTVALRVAECFDKIRVNPGNFADRRAQFEKLEYTDDDYQKELEHIEKVFSPLVEKCKQYGRAMRIGTNHGSLSDRIMSYYGDSPRGMVESALEFARICRKLDFHNFVFSMKASNPVVMVQAYRLLVAEMYNLGWDYPLHLGVTEAGEGEDGRMKSAIGIGTLLMDGLGDTIRVSLTEPPEEEIDPCQRLANLGAQAANLQIGVAPFEEKHRRYFDFQRRSGQLPLQKEGEKVDYRNVLHRDGSVLMSVSLDQLKAPELLYRSLAAKLVVGMPFKDLATVDSILLRELPPVEDAEARLALKRLVDISMGVLTPLSEQLTKPLPHAIVLVNLDELSSGTRVAVTLRGDESNEQLDILKDVDDITMLLHNVPYGEENTGRVHAARRLFEYLQANGLNFPVIHHINFPKDIDRDGLVIGAGANDGALLVDGLGDGVLLEAADQEFEFLRDTSFNLLQGCRMRNTKTEYVSCPSCGRTLFDLQEISAEIREKTSHLPGVSIAIMGCIVNGPGEMADADFGYVGGAPGKIDLYVGKTVVQRGIAMEGATDALIQLIKDHGRWVDPPAEE encoded by the exons ATGGCCACTGGCGTGGCTCCAGCTCCTCTCCCACATGTCAGAGTGCGCGATGGTGGCATCGGGTTCACCAGGAGCGTCGACTTTGCGAAGGTCTTGTCTACTCCCAGTGCCGGCACGATGAGTGCAAGCTCCTCCAGAGTCAGGGCACTCGTGGCGAAGAGCTCAAGTACTGGTTCGGAGACCATGGAGCTCGAGCCATCTTCAGAAGGAAGCCCACTTTTAG TACCCAGGCAAAAGTACTGTGAATCAATACACCAGACAAGGAGGAGGAAAACTCGAACTGTGATGGTGGGGAATGTGCCACTTGGCAGTGATCATCCCATAAGGATTCAAACCATGACGACTTCAGATACCAAGGATGTTGCAAAAACAGTAGAGGAG GTGATGAGGATAGCAGATAAAGGAGCTGATATTGTTAGAATAACCGTCCAGGGTAGGAAGGAAGCTGATGCCTGCTTTGAGATCAAGAACACTCTGGTTCAGAAGAA TTACAACATTCCACTAGTGGCCGATATTCATTTTGCTCCTACAGTAGCTCTAAGGGTGGCAGAATGCTTTGACAAAATTCGTGTGAACCCAGGAAATTTTG CTGATCGTCGTGCTCAATTCGAAAAGCTGGAATATACTGACGACGACTACCAAAAAGAGCTCGAGCATATTGAGAAG GTGTTTTCTCCATTAGTTGAGAAATGCAAGCAGTATGGAAGAGCAATGCGTATAGGAACAAATCATGGTAGTCTTTCTGACCGCATAATGAGCTACTATGGTGATTCTCCACGGGGAATG GTTGAGTCTGCTTTGGAATTTGCTAGGATATGTCGGAAGTTGGACTTCCACAACTTTGTATTTTCGATGAAAGCCAGTAACCCTGTTGTCATGGTCCAAGCATATCGCCTGCTTGTGGCTGAAATGTATAACCTAGGATGGGATTATCCCTTGCATTTGGGTGTTACAGAAGCTGGAGAGGGTGAAGATGGAAGGATGAAGTCTGCTATTGGCATTGGGACACTGCTAATG GATGGCTTGGGTGATACAATCCGTGTCTCCCTCACAGAACCACCAGAAGAAGAGATTGATCCTTGCCAAAGGTTGGCAAATCTTGGGGCACAGGCTGCAAACCTTCAAATTGGGGTG GCCCCATTTGAAGAAAAGCATAGGCGTTATTTTGATTTCCAGCGTAGGAGTGGTCAATTGCCTTTGCAGAAGGAG GGTGAGAAAGTTGACTACAGAAATGTCCTGCATCGTGATGGTTCTGTACTGATGTCAGTTTCCCTGGATCAATTAAAG GCTCCTGAGCTCCTTTATAGGTCTCTTGCAGCAAAGCTTGTGGTTGGCATGCCTTTCAAG GATCTGGCTACTGTAGACTCCATTCTTTTGAGGGAGCTCCCTCCTGTAGAAGATGCTGAAGCT AGGCTTGCACTCAAAAGATTAGTTGACATCAGCATGGGTGTGCTGACCCCCTTATCCGAGCAGTTGACAAAGCCACTCCCACATGCCATTGTacttgtcaacctcgacgaattGTCAAGTG GCACTAGAGTAGCTGTCACTCTTCGTGGTGATGAATCAAACGAGCAGCTAGATATTCTTAAGGACGTTGATGATATAACAATGTTATTACATAATGTTCCATATGGTGAGGAGAACACAGGCAGGGTGCATGCTGCTAGGAG GTTATTTGAGTACTTACAGGCCAATGGCTTGAACTTCCCTGTAATTCATCACATAAATTTCCCTAAAGACATTGACAG AGATGGCCTTGTCATTGGTGCTGGGGCCAACGATGGTGCTCTGCTAGTCGATGGTCTTGGTGATGGTGTACTTCTTGAAGCTGCTGACCAGGAATTTGAGTTCCTGAGGGACACATCTTTCAACTTGCTCCAGGGTTGCAGGATGCGCAACACAAAAACT GAATATGTGTCTTGTCCTTCGTGTGGCCGAACACTCTTTGACCTTCAGGAAATCAGCGCTGAGATTAGAGAAAAAACCTCTCATCTACCAGGTGTCTCG ATCGCTATCATGGGTTGTATTGTGAATGGGCCAGGAGAGATGGCCGATGCCGATTTCGGGTACGTTGGAGGGGCTCCTGGAAAGATCGACCTTTACGTTGGCAAG ACTGTTGTGCAGCGCGGCATTGCTATGGAAGGTGCCACTGACGCCTTGATCCAGCTGATCAAGGACCATGGCCGATGGGTGGATCCACCTGCCGAGGAGTAG
- the LOC136463750 gene encoding 4-hydroxy-3-methylbut-2-en-1-yl diphosphate synthase (ferredoxin), chloroplastic-like isoform X1: MATGVAPAPLPHVRVRDGGIGFTRSVDFAKVLSTPSAGTMSASSSRVRALVAKSSSTGSETMELEPSSEGSPLLVPRQKYCESIHQTRRRKTRTVMVGNVPLGSDHPIRIQTMTTSDTKDVAKTVEEVMRIADKGADIVRITVQGRKEADACFEIKNTLVQKNYNIPLVADIHFAPTVALRVAECFDKIRVNPGNFADRRAQFEKLEYTDDDYQKELEHIEKVFSPLVEKCKQYGRAMRIGTNHGSLSDRIMSYYGDSPRGMVESALEFARICRKLDFHNFVFSMKASNPVVMVQAYRLLVAEMYNLGWDYPLHLGVTEAGEGEDGRMKSAIGIGTLLMDGLGDTIRVSLTEPPEEEIDPCQRLANLGAQAANLQIGVAPFEEKHRRYFDFQRRSGQLPLQKEGEKVDYRNVLHRDGSVLMSVSLDQLKAPELLYRSLAAKLVVGMPFKDLATVDSILLRELPPVEDAEARLALKRLVDISMGVLTPLSEQLTKPLPHAIVLVNLDELSSGAHKLLPEGTRVAVTLRGDESNEQLDILKDVDDITMLLHNVPYGEENTGRVHAARRLFEYLQANGLNFPVIHHINFPKDIDRDGLVIGAGANDGALLVDGLGDGVLLEAADQEFEFLRDTSFNLLQGCRMRNTKTEYVSCPSCGRTLFDLQEISAEIREKTSHLPGVSIAIMGCIVNGPGEMADADFGYVGGAPGKIDLYVGKTVVQRGIAMEGATDALIQLIKDHGRWVDPPAEE; encoded by the exons ATGGCCACTGGCGTGGCTCCAGCTCCTCTCCCACATGTCAGAGTGCGCGATGGTGGCATCGGGTTCACCAGGAGCGTCGACTTTGCGAAGGTCTTGTCTACTCCCAGTGCCGGCACGATGAGTGCAAGCTCCTCCAGAGTCAGGGCACTCGTGGCGAAGAGCTCAAGTACTGGTTCGGAGACCATGGAGCTCGAGCCATCTTCAGAAGGAAGCCCACTTTTAG TACCCAGGCAAAAGTACTGTGAATCAATACACCAGACAAGGAGGAGGAAAACTCGAACTGTGATGGTGGGGAATGTGCCACTTGGCAGTGATCATCCCATAAGGATTCAAACCATGACGACTTCAGATACCAAGGATGTTGCAAAAACAGTAGAGGAG GTGATGAGGATAGCAGATAAAGGAGCTGATATTGTTAGAATAACCGTCCAGGGTAGGAAGGAAGCTGATGCCTGCTTTGAGATCAAGAACACTCTGGTTCAGAAGAA TTACAACATTCCACTAGTGGCCGATATTCATTTTGCTCCTACAGTAGCTCTAAGGGTGGCAGAATGCTTTGACAAAATTCGTGTGAACCCAGGAAATTTTG CTGATCGTCGTGCTCAATTCGAAAAGCTGGAATATACTGACGACGACTACCAAAAAGAGCTCGAGCATATTGAGAAG GTGTTTTCTCCATTAGTTGAGAAATGCAAGCAGTATGGAAGAGCAATGCGTATAGGAACAAATCATGGTAGTCTTTCTGACCGCATAATGAGCTACTATGGTGATTCTCCACGGGGAATG GTTGAGTCTGCTTTGGAATTTGCTAGGATATGTCGGAAGTTGGACTTCCACAACTTTGTATTTTCGATGAAAGCCAGTAACCCTGTTGTCATGGTCCAAGCATATCGCCTGCTTGTGGCTGAAATGTATAACCTAGGATGGGATTATCCCTTGCATTTGGGTGTTACAGAAGCTGGAGAGGGTGAAGATGGAAGGATGAAGTCTGCTATTGGCATTGGGACACTGCTAATG GATGGCTTGGGTGATACAATCCGTGTCTCCCTCACAGAACCACCAGAAGAAGAGATTGATCCTTGCCAAAGGTTGGCAAATCTTGGGGCACAGGCTGCAAACCTTCAAATTGGGGTG GCCCCATTTGAAGAAAAGCATAGGCGTTATTTTGATTTCCAGCGTAGGAGTGGTCAATTGCCTTTGCAGAAGGAG GGTGAGAAAGTTGACTACAGAAATGTCCTGCATCGTGATGGTTCTGTACTGATGTCAGTTTCCCTGGATCAATTAAAG GCTCCTGAGCTCCTTTATAGGTCTCTTGCAGCAAAGCTTGTGGTTGGCATGCCTTTCAAG GATCTGGCTACTGTAGACTCCATTCTTTTGAGGGAGCTCCCTCCTGTAGAAGATGCTGAAGCT AGGCTTGCACTCAAAAGATTAGTTGACATCAGCATGGGTGTGCTGACCCCCTTATCCGAGCAGTTGACAAAGCCACTCCCACATGCCATTGTacttgtcaacctcgacgaattGTCAAGTGGTGCACACAAACTTTTGCCAGAAG GCACTAGAGTAGCTGTCACTCTTCGTGGTGATGAATCAAACGAGCAGCTAGATATTCTTAAGGACGTTGATGATATAACAATGTTATTACATAATGTTCCATATGGTGAGGAGAACACAGGCAGGGTGCATGCTGCTAGGAG GTTATTTGAGTACTTACAGGCCAATGGCTTGAACTTCCCTGTAATTCATCACATAAATTTCCCTAAAGACATTGACAG AGATGGCCTTGTCATTGGTGCTGGGGCCAACGATGGTGCTCTGCTAGTCGATGGTCTTGGTGATGGTGTACTTCTTGAAGCTGCTGACCAGGAATTTGAGTTCCTGAGGGACACATCTTTCAACTTGCTCCAGGGTTGCAGGATGCGCAACACAAAAACT GAATATGTGTCTTGTCCTTCGTGTGGCCGAACACTCTTTGACCTTCAGGAAATCAGCGCTGAGATTAGAGAAAAAACCTCTCATCTACCAGGTGTCTCG ATCGCTATCATGGGTTGTATTGTGAATGGGCCAGGAGAGATGGCCGATGCCGATTTCGGGTACGTTGGAGGGGCTCCTGGAAAGATCGACCTTTACGTTGGCAAG ACTGTTGTGCAGCGCGGCATTGCTATGGAAGGTGCCACTGACGCCTTGATCCAGCTGATCAAGGACCATGGCCGATGGGTGGATCCACCTGCCGAGGAGTAG
- the LOC136463749 gene encoding chaperone protein dnaJ 8, chloroplastic-like → MAVGTGVRVAPSPSSMEVWERRRTGTVTARRGAAVAIRCSFVGEAGVGAAGGLAEEHYRTLRLRPGSTRNEVKKAFRRLALVYHPDVCKDSDRDTGVEFQKINIAYHILMNNMREAEERLEYWRLKYGLTDQDLDRYRYYLNEDDDDWLNM, encoded by the exons ATGGCCGTTGGGACAGGCGTGCGcgtggcgccgtcgccgtcgtcgatGGAGGTGTGGGAGAGGAGGAGGACGGGTACGGtgacggcgcggcgcggcgccgcGGTGGCCATCAGGTGCAGCTTCGTGGGCGAGGCGGGGGTGGGCGCGGCAGGGGGCCTGGCGGAGGAGCACTACCGGACGCTGCGGCTGCGCCCGGGGTCCACCCGGAACGAGGTCAAGAaggccttccgccgcctcgcgCTCGTG TACCATCCGGACGTTTGCAAGGACAGCGACCGCGACACCGGCGTCGAATTCCAGAAGATCAACATCGCCTATCAC ATACTGATGAACAACATGAGGGAGGCCGAGGAGCGGCTCGAGTACTGGCGGCTCAAGTACGGCCTCACCGACCAGGATCTCGACAGATACAGGTACTACCTCAACGAAGACGACGACGACTGGCTCAACATGTGA